From Rhododendron vialii isolate Sample 1 chromosome 7a, ASM3025357v1:
TCATATTTTACTTATCCAAGAACTTGGGGCTGTTCTgctaacttttgatttttgggctttttagttgatatatgtgaggagaatgatctgtctcgaaaagcgtaaaaagttaaaaaagccTCAAATGTCCAAAAATACTCTTAGTGGAATGGTGCctcattttcaattaagattatAGCCAATCTTTTTAATCTCTCTTGTGAAATGGTGGCTCGAatgtaaaataaaaactatGTTAGCTCGCTCGATTTATTTTAggtatgatttttttaattaaatgtaaGAACATATCACGTATATATTACTGTTGTGTTTGTtaaatcaaaatttttcaaTAGAGTAATTTGATTTTCGTAATATTATACATTGAGaggaaaacaaaagggaaaatttcaagaaaaaaattttattgcatatttatttactactaaaagaaagaaagaattaaaagtacttttagaaataaaaagtaaaaaaaagggaaggttAACGCTTTTCGTTAGCTACATCTGTTACAATTTGACAGAATTGGACGATAGGGCCTAATTGTTGACGGAATAACAAGTTTAAGTatctttttgtcattagttaaaatttatgtgtttttttgatgaaaatttgtgacaagttcaaacttcaaagtgcttttttgaaaatttgccGAAAACAAAAGGAGGTAGTAGGAAAAAAGTGGAGAATAAAATACCCCGCGTGGAGTTTGGGAATCGAACTCTGTGCTCCTGGAAATTTAACAACTTGCTTTAACAAATTACCCAGGAAATGATTTATGCCTTTTATAGGaaacttttttatatttgtatgtaacttaaattttattttttttaagttgccCAAGACTGAAGGCTTGCAGGCTTACCCCGGAGCCGGCCTTGACCACACAGAAACCTCACTCTCTGAGGTTTTCCCTCTCTCTATTTTCTGACGCAAATAAACCAAATACAAGGCTATTCTTATAGACCCAAGCTATGGAACTATTTGCATGTCACGGGAGACAAATGAGCAGCTCAGCCATTACTTCATGGCTGCTGAGAGTGATTTGCTAGCAGCTAGGACAATGAGAAGTCTTCTCTGGAGACTGAGGAGGAAGCCCAAGTTGAGGATGGCAGCCACACCCCATCTACCAGTCAACAAAAATTGCATATAAAATCACGAAAATCTATCCTGCAGAGAACCTAAACAAGCATCTCGTATCTCACAAATCACAATTAtgggtgttttcggtagtgaaaattttgtagatttttatttatggtCGAGAAGTTGTTTGgcgttttcggtagtgaataagttattcatgGTTTATGAGTAGAGTTAccgtagaaaaaaaaaagtgtttgttaacaatttttttttattagtggaaacaAGATGGTATAATGTTAAAagttttttgttaatggaaacgaaatggtaaaatgcgttaagttttcagtgatttttgttagtgaaaacggggccttaatagctccaaaatgatttttgttagtgaaaacggggCCTATATACCTCCAAAATGGTCCTCCAAAAGTTGTCCACACACTACACCGTATTACAAGGACTTGCACACACCATATTCATAGTTGAATGTGGTCCATACAGTTCTATTTGTGCACATTGGATTTTACGCCCCAATGGTGACGGGAGGAGAGGAATTTCTCCCTTCGTGCGATTTTTTCATCTTTCGATATTAGATTTCGGAGGTTTTTTCACTCCCTTTTCAACCCCCATCCTCCTCCTTCCCAAACCATCATCTGCTGCCCCTCCTTCGCCTCTTCCCCCTATAATTCGACAGCTTGGTAGATAAAGTTTGCTCCGGTACGGCGGACTCTGTCCGGTTTAGTTAccaattttctcttctttcttttttttggttcttttctttGGGGTCACCTGTGTGGGATTCCTTCTCGTTTGTGGAGCTTCTATCACTCTTGTGTGgatgtttttggttgttttctgcAGTGCTCCGTCTGTTTGGAGAAGTGAATTTAGTTGGAGTTTGGTGTAGTATTTGGACTGAGTCTCCTTCTGTTTGATTTCTTATTTAGAGATGAAGTTTTCTCTTGATGTATTATTTCTTAGATTTATAATATCTATGACCTATTATCGTttcgaaaaaaaagagaaaaagaattaCGATCAAAACTGCTTTCGCAGAAAGAGTAAATGAAAGGAACTCATACCTATAgacgaggaagaagaggaagaacctTTATAATAGAGGAATTAGGAAACAGAACTAGAAATTTTGGACCTAATCTAAAAGTTTGaagttatttaattttgatagaCATGTATCGATGTCATTGTAAGATCTACTTAATTTATACACAACTAACAAGACTACTAGTATAAATCATTGCCACCTCATCCCACGCGTAAGTgtgtgaaacggctgtgggAAGAGCTGTAGGGATTAGTCTGAAGTGCGCGTAAGCTGATCCGAAACATCCTACATTaccaaccaaaagaaaataaaataaaaagacttaaaaTTATGTAACATATCTAATGCGAATTATCGTTTCATATCATAATTGTAAATAAAATCCTTGCCAGCCAGCCAGCCAGCAAAGATCACAAGTTATGCCAATTACAGATCACGTGTGCACATAATACGCGTACGTGCCAAAATTTATTCTTTCAAATAGCTAGCTAGCTTTAAAACCCCATCATATATATACTTGGATTTCAAGCCTTATTATAAATTAAGGGAAACTACTAGCAATGATGCTTGCGTGCCGCAAAACATCTTCTAGTAGTGGAGTATTAATTAATTTCAAGGGCAAAACACAACCTTGTAGTTGGTTCCCCCGGGACAAGTAAATAAGCTAGTCTTATCATCCTGGGGGTAACTATAAGCATCCGGGCACCTTTGCTTGAAAAACATTGAGAGAGGTGTGGGTCCACAACTTCCGGAGTTGCAACAATATTGATTAGTCTTGTACACAGTGCACGGGTTGTTACACCCGTCCTGGGTGCGCAGCTCGTTCGGGCATTGCCCCTTTATATCAGTAGTGCATCTGATGACGCGGGTGCACCCACCCGAAGTAGAGCTAAACTCCATTGGCACGTTGAACCCGTCTACGAGGGATATGTCGATGAAGTCCAAGTTCTGGTATTGGTTTAGCGCATATTCAGCTAGTGTGTTAGGGGGTTGACCGTAACCCCGGCACTCGAGAACCCCGCCGCAGTCACCGGTTTGGCACCTTCCTTGGCCCGCTCCGTTAAAGTTGCAACCAGTTCGGGGCCACACACGGGCTTGCTTTGTGCCTGCAGGTGGATTGATGGTCCAAGTCTGGCCCCGATCAAGGCGACGACCACCACCTGGAACAGCTCCGGCCCAAACGGTGTACCCACAGTTGTTTCGGATGTCAATAGTGGCAGCACGAGTGGAGGTGATGAAGAGGAGGGTAgtaagaaggaaaatggagagGGAAAGAGATTTGAAGAATGTCATGCTTTGGGGGAACTTAGAGGAATGGGGTATTGGGGGTGGTGTAATGTGTGGCTTTGTGAGTGAAGGGATTTGGGTAATTTATAGGGGTAGAGTGGCCATGTCTATGGAAGTGTACATAGTCAAATTGCTTGGGATGACTTGATCTTTGATGTActacatagtttttttttgttttggtagtGAAGTTATAGTTTACAAATTGCATGTGTTCGTTTTGGATCTCGAAAATCAATCTCTTTTTTGcacgatttttaataaaattttttaattgttactatcatttatctatctatctatatattttttcacttattacctcaaaaaccttcctcaaaattcaaaaaaagaaaagaagccgACGACCATTTTGTCTAGAAGGGAGggtgagaaacaaaaagagagtGGCCATTTGTCTAGAagggattattattattattttttattttttattttcgagATCGGCCTAGAAGGGACTTCCATAGTCAATTTCTGTATGAAATTTTGCTTTGAGGACAGAGTTGGTTAATTATTGATCTTGGAAAATTGTAACAAACCGTATAAAGGGTTGTTTTTCAATTTATATTATTATAGGTTAAACGTACTTAGTTAGAAGTACGTTTGGatttagttttgattttttagggagGTTTTTGAtagtaataagtgaagagagataaatagagaaaattgaCAACAAATGTAAAGACCAAGTTAATTAACGAGGGTCCGGACCAACTACTATACAACAAGTGTGAAGACCAAGCCACACCATGTTTTCCTAGAAATgccttgttttgataattttccattgATATTTCGGTGGAGCATGTAATAagtacttctttattttttcagtggtgctacagttcccgaTCAAATGGGATCCCGATTGGATCCTGACGCCTTGCCGGGCACACTTTGGCCatcagacggccgatccgagccgtccaaaaattctaaaaaaaaaaaatcgagtgggccaacacaagaatcaacggcatccgatgtttgtaggtgctcgatccaaacattCCATGTTTTTGTATATTTATGTTACAAAAACATGGAGTATTTGGATTGAGCacttacacacatcggatgccgttgattctcgcgaaggcccactcggttttttttttagaatttttggacggctcggatcggccatctgGTGGCCGGAGTATGCCCGGTGGGGCGTCGGGATCCGATCGGGATTTTGGGTCGGGAACCGTAgactttttgttattttttttggtctttttcaaTCGGAAGATGAGCATGTAAGTTCCTGACAAGGAAATTACACGAATGCTGGGTTGAGTTTTCAGTGGCATCTGCTATTTGGggagaaacttattcatggctCCATGTAATTTCGCCAGTCCATAAgttctttgaaattttattaccgttaatagattgtttttaattaaGATCGTATAAAACACTTCTGAACAATcgagattgagctccgtaaaaCTAATTCATGACTCTTCCATGAATGAGTTTTTTTCCTACGTAACTATTGGGGGACCCTCATTCTTGTCCTCGGTCCTTTACGAGTCCAATTAATTTTCCTgacaaaattggaaaattttaacaAAAGGACAGCTAGGGAGGTGGAAAAATCTCGGTCCTTTACGAGTCCAATTATCCCgacaaaattggaaaaatttaaCAGAAGGGACAGCCAGGGAGGTGGAAAAGTCTCAAAATCCTTTCGGATATTCGAACCGATCGAGATGCGGGGGAGTTCTCCTAaacttacaaaaaaagaaaagaaaaggctcAAGTTGTTTGGTCCTTATTTGatggttattttttattttacatttgttaattttgcgtctaatttttatgaattattaattcgtcttgacgaaaggaatcggaaaaataattttttttacttttatccaaatattttgagaaattactatttttagcaaaaataagtgaaataaattttttttttacttttacccaatttgTTAAACTAGTTGTATCGCATgcggaaaattattcaatgcccttgGAGCACCGCCATGTGGTGCCCCAAGGCCTTCTTCTACCACACTTTATGGTGTGGGACCCAAAATACGTGTGTAGGCCCCATTTAATGTGTGGTTGCAAAGGTTCTAAGGCGGTGCTCCGGGGCGTGGAATAATCTCTCGTTAATTACGTTGTTAGTGGGTACATctttaactatttatttttttgtctgtgAATGCATGCATGCAGAGTCAGCTGGTGATGAGATAATGTTACTCATCTTGGTCAAACAGGTGCTTTTATTGgtatgagattaaattctttacaccgccagtgtaaatatttgtttcttctAAATCAATGTATTGCAccacgtcgccatgttttattaattgggactactgttttgacacgtgtcgcgATGCagttgatttggaggaaacaaatgtttataccggcggtgtaaagaatttattctctattgGTATTCCAATTATTTTTCGTGAGTGAGTTAGGTAACTTACCAGTAAACACCCAAGAAGGATCTCAGGTGGAAAAAGTTAACCCTAAATATATAGGGTCTTTTATCGAGAAATATCACACGACATCTCTTTTAGGGTCTTTTGATCCGCCACATGTTTCTGAGGGACTCTGATTCATTGAATCTATCAAGCAAAATGAAagtatttcttttcttcttctttttccccaacCGAAGCACCATATAATTGGAGCAGACATAAAACTTGATCCAATTCTCAAAGCGTAATATAAGCAACATGTACTTGGGATCTTTCAAGTAAATTTGATCCAACTTTAATCCGACATATATATAGTTTCGAGGCAACAAATGAATGGATCACTTTTCCAGAGCATCGTCGCACCTTAATGACATTTTGTAGCTAATAGCCTAGCTCATCAGAGTTACAAATTAGTGACCATTTGTCAACTACTTAGAATTGGTTGAATTAAACATGAAGTTAGTTAACAAATCTTGCTATCTATATAGTTGTCATCTGAATGCAACAACTACTGGGGGGAAGTATTACTCATCTTAATGCAACAACTACTGGGGGAAGTATTACTGGGGGATCGATGTTGTAAGTATGTTGTATGATTTTGTTGTAATTAAACCTACCATCTCTCGTAAGGAAATCGGTAAATCTGCCCACAAGTTTTTTCCACACAGATTCTTTGTCTTATTATGAGATGAGATTATCTGTCTTTTCCATTTGGAATACAACCAAAATACATGCATTGGAAGTTGGCCTACCACTCTTATTAGGGCCATTGCTTGGTGAAATTGTAAAAGATGGTGCTACAGGGTGTGAGAATTTAATAGTTGCACCCAGGGAACCATGGCTCGCTGATGGAAACAAACCAGTTATTTATTTCAAGTTAGAATTTTTCGGCTATGGCAATACACACCTGGACAACTACTTGTTAGAATTATAGGAAAATAGATACATACCTCTGGATCTCCACTTGATTATAGACTTTGTTTAAATCAACGAACACCCACCTGTTAACAAATACTCCACGAATGATACGGATAGAAACTCCGTGAATAAACCCACGGATGAATACTCTGTGAACAACTTCACGGATAGAACGAAAAACTCCGTGAATAATACCACAGATGAATAACTCTCACTAAGCAATCCACTAAAGCGTATTGCCTCCTTGGATATTTCACCTTGCTCTCTCCATTACAACTGTCTCTCAAATATTCAAATAGTTCTGATGGCCAATTATGAATATCCTAGCCACATATTTTTAGGCAATGTCAGTTTTGGAGAGAACAGTGGTGGGATCCCTTAAGGTTCTCATTCAGTTAGTTGTGGGAAAGACCCATAACTTATCATGGACCACTTTTCCCTCTTCCTGATCAATCAATTATACAGATATTTTCACATCCACATATTACAATCATGTCCATAAACATATTGTAATTACATTCTAACCATATAGAATTATCAGTGAGGCCCTTTCCTATGAATTTATTTATATCCTTCCATCATACTATATTCCACATGAATCACAACAGTAGAATAATTCCATTCATGTATCTGAAATTCTTAATTTTCACTTTCCAATTGGACCCCAAAAGTTTTAGAAAAAAACTTTCAGTATGTTATACTtctataataataaataaacattttaaaagaaaatgtcaCCGGCCGGTTTTATTTGGTCCAATGTTATTGTGAAAAATTGCTCGAATATACTTTCTCTTAAATAGAGAATAATGGATTCCATGTTGAGCAGTAATATAATATAATTGAAACCATATAACCCAACATGTCCGTATATAGCCTTTTACATCAGCATCACCGATTGACAATATCAAAGTTACACGAATAAGCAATTAATATTATACTAGCCTCTCAGGTCTAAGGACAACAAATAAACCGTAGTAGAACTATCCTTCTAAAATTACGGTTATCATATACATAGGGTGTTCATTATCTAGATCTTGTTCAATACATGTGACAATCACATTATATCCACTTATTTGCTTAAGGTCACTACCTCAATGACGGGGTCAAAACATTCTatcatatagcagcataataagCGTAGGCCTTCGTAGTGTGATGCCCAATCACACTCATGACCTAGAACTGTTTTGGGGTTTACAAGGTACCGAAAAATCATAACTCCCTGCTATTGAGTCATTAACCAtaacatgatttttttataaTGTTGCCCGTTGGACTTTATGTTCACATCTCATGTAGTagcgaaaaataaaagttgttACCCAATAAACACATATctatgaataaaaacaaaagtgcCAAACAATTAActtaaccaaaagaaaaacaagttcaacaatTGGATTTCAGGGCATAAAATCACTACTAGCAcaactaactctctctctctctctctcctggtcACAATGACCTTATTTCACCAAGAACTCAAGCTAGTCTTGAGTGTCTTATTCCACATTATTACTTCCATACATTTCCAGAGGGAATTGTGTAGAGCCTAATGGACAAAACACAACTCTATAGTTAGTTCCACCAGGGCAAGTAAATGTGCTCGTAGGATCGTCCTGAGGAAAGCTATAAGCATCGCGACACCTGTCCTTGAAGAACCTTGAATAATTTGTCGGGCCGCATGGTCCTTGGGTGCAACGATATTCCTGGGTCTTGAAAACCTGGCATGGGTTGAGGCAGCCGCCCGGAGCCCACAAGGGATTCGGGCATTGTCCGTTTATGTCAGCAGTGCAAGTAAGGGGCTTACATTTTCCGGACGGGCTCCGGGTAGGGCTAAATTCCATGGGGATGTTGAACCCGTCGACAAGAGATATGTCGAAGAAATCCAGGTTACCAAATTGGTTCAGAGCATATTCAGCCAGAGTGTTGGGCGGGGCACCCCACGCCGTGCACTGGAGGACACCGCCACAATCGCCGGTCTGACAACGCCCCCTACCGCTAGCATCAAAGTTACAATTGGTCCGACCCCATATACGGGCCATTTTCGTTCCAGCAGCAACGTTTAGGGTCCAGCTCAGGCCACGATCTAGGTGGCGGCCGCCTACGGGTGAGACTGCCACCGGCCGCCCAGACCGTATAGGGGCAGTTGTTGGGGATTTCGAAGGTGGCGGTGTAGGTGGAGGTAAAGAGGCTCAAGAGGAAAAACAGAGGGATGGCAGGGCAGTGGCCGAGTACCCCATGGTGGTATTTGATAGGAGTACCATATTACTAAGATGCAGTGGGGTTTATATAGAGGGAGGAGGGgcttttggcttcacataaattAATGGATTTGGAAAGGAATTAATAAACTTTATCAGATCAAAGGATAAAAGTATAGGCGGCTACACGTAATGATTCCTAACGTAGAAAAGTCAGGTCATGCATGGATGTTTATCATCTGAAGTTTAGTCCTATCTTCTACATATTTTACAGTGACAATGCACTTTTTGACTAGCTGGGCATAATAAAACACCACATATTGGCCACAATGCTATACTATCTGTCTCTCTTAGATTAACGGATGTTCGATCAAGTTTACGCGATATAGTTATGAAGATTTGAATTTGACGACCTAAAAAGCTCCAGTGACACCGAAAATTTTCTTAAGTTTGGGATGTAGAATTCCTACTTGCTGTCAATGTCATGCTCCCGTTTGGGTGTTCAAAACTATGG
This genomic window contains:
- the LOC131332405 gene encoding thaumatin-like protein — encoded protein: MTFFKSLSLSIFLLTTLLFITSTRAATIDIRNNCGYTVWAGAVPGGGRRLDRGQTWTINPPAGTKQARVWPRTGCNFNGAGQGRCQTGDCGGVLECRGYGQPPNTLAEYALNQYQNLDFIDISLVDGFNVPMEFSSTSGGCTRVIRCTTDIKGQCPNELRTQDGCNNPCTVYKTNQYCCNSGSCGPTPLSMFFKQRCPDAYSYPQDDKTSLFTCPGGTNYKVVFCP